ACGAGCCGGTCCCCGCAGGGGCGAGCTTCCGAGCGCTCACCCGAATGACTGCTGGGCAGCGTGACTCCGCGCTTGCGGCAGGGGCGATCGCGATACAGTTGTCGGGGTGGATCGACCAGCGCTTCGATCTCCCCGACGTGCGTGTGCCGGATCTACGGGGCTACGAGCCCGAGGCCGCCGCGGAAGCACTACGAGCCCACTGGGACCTAGGGCAGCGGTCGATCCGCAACATGGTTCACGTGCTCGAAGCACATGGCGTCCGTGTGTTCTCACTCGCCGAGGAATGCGCCGAGGTGGACGCCTTCTCCTTTTGGCGTAACGACCGGCCTTTCGTCTTCTTGAACACGATGAAGTCGGCTGAACGCAGTCGGTTCGACGCTGCACATGAGCTTGGTCACCTCACGCTGCATCGACATGGAGGCCCACGCGGGCGAGCGGCTGAGCACGAAGCTGATCAGTTCGCGTCCGGTTTCCTCATGCCGAGAGGCACTGTCCTCGCCACAGCGCCGCGAGTGCCGAGCTTGCGACGCCTCGTGGAGCTGAAGAAGAACTGGAACGTGTCTGTCGCAGCTCTGGCACATCGCCTACATGCCGTCGGTGTGCTCAGCGAATGGCACTACCGCCAGCTCTGCATTGACATGAACCAGCGCGGCTACCGGAAGCGTGAACCGGAGGGGACGCAACGAGAGACCTCGCAGGTGCTCAGCAAGGTACTCAAGGCGCTTAGAGCGGAGGGGATCACCAAGCAGGCGATCGCGAAGGAACTGGGCCTCCCGGCGGAGGAAGTGGAAACGCTGGTGTTTGGGCTCGCGCTCGTTTCCGTCGAAGGTGGGCATGACAACGCAGACGCCAAGACGAGCGCACCCAACTTGAGGCTGGTGTAGCGGTGATGATTCGGAACCTCGACGCGACGGTTCTTGGGCGAACGCTGTGGCTCTCTCGCTGAAGCAGTCTGCCGGCGTTCAGGCGCTGGCGCAGGCAATTCGTGACTTCCTACCCGGCAGCGGTGCTCGGCAGTGGAAGGGGCACGTGACGTTCGGAACGGTGGCCCGTGACTTGGGAGTCGACGACTACTGGGCCCCCAGTGGAAGCAAGGTGCCAAGATTGGTACGGCTCTTCGAGGGGACACTTCAGCACCGACCTCAGCAATTCGAGAAGCTCGTCCTGCGGATCGTCAGGGAGGGCCTGCGGTACCGAAGCGGAAAGGGCGACCCTGTTACCCCCGACGAGATCAAGACGATCAACGGCCACCTCATCGACGTGGGCTTCAAGTTTCCCGACCTGTGGGACGAGAGCTTTCTCAACGCCCTGGCATCGGATGATCGAAGTCGGGCCCAGCAGAACGTGGAGGCAGCCGAGCGGGACCGTGAGTCGAGAGCCTCCACATCCCAACAGCGGCAACATACGCTTCTCGAAATGAGGGGGCAGTTGGAGCAGCTCTTCATCGAGACCAACCGCCAGAAGGCCGGGCTGGATCTGGAGAAGCTCCTCAACGCGCTCTTTTCGACGTTCGACCTCGCGCCGAGAGAGCCGTTCCGCGTCGTGGGCGAGCAGATCGACGGCTCGTTCGAGCTTGACCACGACGTGTACCTGCTTGAAGCCAAGTGGGAGTCTGCTCCGCTCGCCGAGAAGGAGCTGCTGGTTTTCCGCGGCAAGATCGAGGGGAAGTCGTCGTTCACGAGAGGCGTCTTCCTGGCGATGAACGGGATCTCCGCCGACGCAAACACGGCCATCCGGTCGGGGAAGCAGCCGACGTTCTTCGTCATCACCGGGCACGATCTCATGATGGTGCTCCAAGGGGCACTGCCCCTCGATGACTTCATGAGGCGTCGCCGTCGTCTTCTCGCGGAGGAGGGGGCCGTCACGGCGACGTTCGACAGGGTGTCTGGTTGAGCGCCGAACGTGGGGCGAGAGGACGCGCCAGCCCGTTGTGCCGGGAGGTTGCTCTTCCACGCCGCCCGTTGTCGGATTTCTTTCGGTCCCGTGCAAGATCGGCCTTTTGGTCTTGAGAGAGTGGGGACATGAATATCCCTGACCAATTCGCAGCGAAACTCCTGGACGACCTACGGCCCCGCGAACGTGAAGCGCTCGGCTTGCGCTACCTGGACCAGTTCGCGATCCCTGATGTGGCCGAGCTTCTGGCCATCAAGCCCGACTCCGCATCCGGCCACATCACCAAAGGACTGAAAGCGGTGGCGAAGATCATCGGCGCCACGCGGAATGACGCGGAGGCGCTCCTCGACGCGATCGGTGAGACTCATGCCCGCCGCAACGCCAAGCGCACTGTACGACTGGAGCATCGGGGTGATGGGGCTACCGTCGGCATCCTGCCGCACCGGCAGATCATGGGTGGCGCTATTCGAGGGGATCACGAAACCGCCGAAATTTCCGCTTTCTTTCTGATGGACGTAGACGGCCAGTCGTTGTCGGTCGCAGCGGCACGTCGGTGGTATCTCGACGCGCCGTTGGCCCTTGGGCTGGCGCTCCGCAGACAAGTGCTTGCCGCAAAAGGGATCAAGGAGGCATCGGTCTTCGACCAGGAGGCCACAACGTACTTCTTTCCTGTCGGCTACGGCGCCGCGGAGCTGTACTACGAGACCAACTTCCTCCACCAACCGCTGACCTTGCCCCTGCCGCCGGGTCGAACCTTGATGGAGCATCTCCCGCCACGGCCCGAGATCGACCGCGACCAGCGCTCGACCCTCGTTCCCGATACGTGGCCGCTTCGCGTTCTGGATCTTGGTGAGTACCGCCCCAAGTACGACGAAGACCTCGCACTCGACGCCGAGGAGAGCCTTCGCAAGCGATGAACCCATGGAGCGCGAGGGGTGTGGCGCCGGCTCGGACTGGACGGACTGAGGGGGCTGCCTTGGCCCGCGGACGGGCATCCATGAGGACGGTCAGCCAATACAAGGGTACGGTCCTCGTATGAACGACGGTGTGCACGAGAGGCTTGGAACAGTGAAGGCGGTCCTTCACGAGCTGATGACACCGGGGACGGGGTTGGACCTGGTGCTTACGGAGTATCACCGCATCCAGGACGACCCCGAACGTTTGGGGCTCTGCCACGACATCGCCACCGCCATCATCGCCGACTTGTGTGAGCGCGGTCGCGCCCAGGGGTGGACCTGGTGTCAGGCGCTCGTAGACGGTGGCGTCGACCACTCCTGGGTGGAGTTCCAAGGTCTTCGCGTGGATATGGGTGACAATCACAAGCTCCGCGTTTCGTCAGCAGAGAACCCCGTGTTCACGGTCGAGAGTAGAGTTGTGCGACGAGACCCGGATGAGACGCTCTCCTGGATTCGGCAGCAGGACCAACGCAGAACTGCGGAGGCCGCGTACTTTCGTTGGCTGAGTAGGGGCTGTGGCCATGGTGCTGACCTTGAAGATTGGTTCGCCGCGGAGGTTGATCTTGGGCTTCGCCCTCCTGCCGGTTGAGGGTTCAGCTCTTAGGCGGCATCGGCGTACAAGAGCTGATGACCACCCGCTACCAGACCGACATCCGCGATCCCTCTCTCGCCCGATCTGCTCTCGCAGCAGCCGGTGCCGACTTCGCTGACCCCAACCAACTCCGGGCCACGATGAACGGCGTCGAGCTGACGTTCGACTTCACGGCGGGCGTGATCCACACCACGGCGGAAGCGGGGGACGTTGTTGCCCAACTTCGGCAGCTCTACGCGGAAGCGCAGTTCATGGGTGAGCTGACACGACAGCGGGGCGAGGTGTTGGCCCGCGAGGTGCGGCCCAACGGGGACATCGTTCTCACGTGCTCGATGGTGTTCGAGGACGGCGATGCGAAGCGATGTCGCTGATGGCGAGACGGCGCTGGAAACGGATCTGGTTTCCACGTAGTTTCCAGGCCGAACGTGTTTTCGTGTCCTGTCCTGTCCCGTGGTGTCCGATCGGGTGTTCTGCAAGTCACCGGCTTTCATGCTGAAAACCGTGTGATTTCTGGGCGCCCCCGGCACGACTTGAACGTGCGACCTTCGGTTTAGGAAACCGCTGCTCTATCCTCTGAGCTACGGGGGCGGAAAGAGGCGAAAGAGGGCGGAACGCTGGCGCGGTTTGGCGGCCTGGTCAAGTGCGGAGCGCAGGACGGGCGGCGCTGGCTGGGACGCGAGCACTGCCGGAGTCCCGCAGCGCTGGCTGCTGGTGCCGACACCGAGCGCGCGATCGGGAGCTGCAAGGTAACGCCGGCAGGCTCCACGCTGAACCTCCCTGCCCAGGAGGCGCCGCGGTTCAGCGCAGCACGATCGCGGTGCGGGACTCCGCCAGGGCGCAGCGGGACAGCCGGCGTCCCCGGCCGGAGCGACGGCGGCGAGCGCAGAGCGACAGCGGGGACGGCCGGAGCGACAGCGGCGAGCGCAGAGCGACGGCGACGAGCGACGGCGATGACTGCGGGGAGACGGCGGTTGTCACGTGGGAAGCGCCGCGAGCCGCGCGAAGGGCGAGCGAGAGGCGACACGAGGAGCGTGAGGCAAGTAAGCTTCTGCGCGGAATGACGGACACGGGCGGCACACTGCTGGGGCGCGACGCGGAGCGGCGCGAGATCGGCGCGCTGCTCGCGGCGGGCGTGCGCTGGGTGACCCTCGTGGGGCCGGTGGGTGTCGGCAAGTCTGCGCTGGCGCGCGCGGTGGCGGAGGACGTGCGGAGCGCGGGGGTGTTCGACGCGGTCGTGACGGCAGTTCCGGAGAGCGACGGCCGTGAGAGGCCGGGTGCGAGTGCGGCGGCGAGTGCGGGTGCGGGTGCGGGTGCGGGTGCGGGTGCGGGTGCGGGTGCGACGGCGAGGGCGGGTGCGGGTGCGACGCCGAGGGCGGGTGCGGGTGCGGGTGCGACTGCGGGTGCGACTGCGGGGGCGGGGCCGGTGTTGGTGCTGACGGACGAGACGGACGGTGTGGCGGCGTTGCTCGAGGAGCGGCCCGAGGTGTCCGTGCTCGCGACGGCGCGCCAGGCCGCGGGGGCAGGGGAGGAACGCGTGGTGGAGCTCGCGCCGCTGTCGGCGGACGTCGGGCTCGAGCTGTTCCTGGAGCACGCGCGGCGCGCGCGGCCCGGGTATCAGCCGTCGGAGGCCGAGCTGGGGGTGCTGCGGGAGCTCGTGGGAGAGCTCGACGCATTGCCATTGGCGATCGAGCTGTGCGCGCCGCGGCTGTCCGTCATGGGGCCGGCCGCGCTGCTGCATCGCGTGCGGCAGACGCGTGCGGGGCCGGGCGGCGCGAAGGGCGGCTGGGCGGGGGACGGGCCGGGTGGCGTGAAAGGTGGCGGCGGGGGTACGGGGGTGGGGCGCGCGTTGGATCGGGCGCTGGAGAGCGCGTGGCAAGCGCTGTCGTCGGAGGAGCAGAGCACGCTCGCCGCGCTGTCGGTGTTTCCCGCGAGCTTCGATCTGGACGCGGCGGAGGCCGTGCTATTGCCGGCGGAAGACGCCGTGGAGCGCGTGGCGGCGCTGCGCGCGCGGTCGTGGGTGGCGAGCGAAGCGCGGGACGACGGCGAGGTGCGCCTCGCGCTGCTCGCCTGTGTGCGGCGCTTCGTGCGCGATCGCGCGGACGCGGCGGAGCTGTCCGCCGCGGAGCGCGCGCACGCCGCGCACTTCGCGTCCGTCGCGGCCTCCGCCGATGCGCGTCGCATCGCCCTGGAGCGCGCGAACCTGGACGCCGTGATCACCTCCGTGCTCGGAGATCGGCCCGTCACCCGGCGCGAGGCGGAGCCCGCCCTGCGCGTCCTGGTGGCCCTCTATTTCGGCCGCGGCGAGGCGGCACCCATCGGCCATCTCGCGCTGCTCGATCCGGTGTTGGAACGGACGCGCGATTCCGGCGCGGACCCCGTGCTCGTCGCGCAGGCGCTGATCGCCGCGGGCGCGGCCCGCGGGCATGCGGGGGACGCCGCGCGGGCCCTGCGTGATCTCGCGCGGGGTGCGGAGCTCGGGCGCGTGCTCGCGCGGGACGACCTCGTCGCGGCGGCCCAGATCGATCTGGCGGAAGTGCTGCTCGGGGAGCGGGAGCGGGCGGCCGCCGAGGAAGCTGCACGGGCGGCCCTGGCCGTTGCGACGCAAAGAGGGGACGTCCACGCCGAGGCCCGCGCGCTCTTCGCCCTGGGACGTGCGACCCGCGCGCCGGAAGTGCTGGCCCGCGCCGCGGCCCTCCTGGACTCCGTGGGTGGCGACGCCACCCGCGTGCGCCACGCGCTCGCACGCGTTCACATCGACGCAGCCGACCACGCCGCAGCCGAAGAGGTCCTTGCCCGGGCGCCGTCGGCAGTGCTGTCCGCCATGGTGGAGCACGATCGCGGTCACGCGCTGACGGCGGACGAGTGCCGCGCGCTGGGGGGCGATCTCGCGCTGGCCCTCGGGGCCGCATGCGCAGCGGAAGCCGGCCAGCTCGCGGACGCGCACGCGCTCTTGCGCGCGGCGCTCGGCGCTCTACCCGCCGAAGATCGCGCGGAGCTCCGCCCGCTGTCGCAGTGGCTCGACGCGAAAGTGCTCGGAGGCGAGGCGCCGGCCATCGATGCCTCCACGTTCTGGGGCCGTTGCCTCGCGCGGGCCGCTGATCCGGGGCGCCCCCAGCCGCCGGAGGGTGCGCTGGCCGTGGGCGCCGAGGGCCGTTGGTTCCGAGTGCCGGGCGGAGAGATCGTGAGCCTCGAACGGCGGCGGCCGCTGAGCGCCATGCTCCACGCCCTCGCTCGCGCTGACGCCGCGCTGGGTTGGCAGGACTTGCAGCAAGCGGCGTGGCCCGGGGAGAAGCTGGTGCGCGACGCCGGAGCGCACCGCGTGCGGGTGGCGATCTCCACGCTGCGCAAGCTCGGTCTTGGATCGCTGCTGGTGACGCGGGACGATGGCTACGTGCTGTCCAGGGACGTTCCGCTGTTCGTCGAGGGCGCCCATGACTAGCGACGTCGCCTTCGAGCTGCGCTCGCAAGATCTCCTGCAGCTCGCGCGCCGCCGCGGTCGCCGCGGGGCGTGGCTGTTCGGCTTCTCGATCTTCGGGTTGCTGTTCGGAACTTTCTGGATGTTCTGGGGCGTGATCGTGTTCTTGACCGGCGTCGGGCTGGTCAACGGCGTGATCGTGTTCCTGTTCGGCGGTGTGGGGCCAACGCTCGGGGCGTCGCTGGTGGCCTGGGCGGGGGTGCGCCGGCGGCGGGACGCGGAGGAGCTCGAGCAGCTCGCGATCTTGGCGGAAACCCGGGGGGATGTGACCCTGGGGGAAGCCGCGCACCTGCTTTCGGAGAGCGAGGCGCACGCGGCGAAGCTCCTGAACGTGGCCAGCAGCGCCGGTGCCGCTCGCATGGTGCAGAGCTCGGCGCTCCGGGCGCCGCTGCCGCTGGGACCGGAGCGACAAAATCTGTCGGCGTTCCGCAAGGCGCGTCGCCGCCGCGCGCTGCTGCTCGGTGTGGCCGCTCTCGGGGTGCTGGGCTTCGCCACCTTGTGGCTGGTGGTGGGCATCGCCGGCATCGCCACCGGGGAGTGGGTGGTGGGCCTGATCTTGCTGATCCCCGGCGGTCTGTTTCCGTTGGCCGGTTCCTTGGTGTTGGCCCGCCGCGCCCTCGGCAATTGGCGCCGCGCCGCGCGCGCCGGACGGCTGTCCACGTTGGTGACGTCGTCCAGCGTGCGCACCCTGGACGACCTCGCGGCGCGCCTCGCCCTGTCGCCGCGGGACGCCGAGAGCGTCGCCGTGGAGGCCCTCGAGCTGGGCATCGTTCCGCAAGCCGCGCTGGCGCGCATCCTGTCGCCTGCGGCGGCCGCGCCCGCTCCGCCTGCTCTGGCGCAGCCGCTCTCGGTGGAGGGCTTCGTGGGGCAGGTGCTGGGCGGCAGCTACCGCCTGGATGCGCTGGTGGCTCAGGGCGGCATGGGCGCCGTGTTCCGCGCGACGCATCTGCCGAGTGGTAGCGTGTACGCCGTCAAGCTCATGCTGCCGGAGGTCGCGGCCACGGCGGATGGCCTCGCGCGTTTCGAGCGCGAGGCGCTGGCGGCGGGAAAGCTCGGTCATCCGGGCATCGTGCGGGTGCACGAGCTCGGTCGCGTGGACGCGCGCACGGCGTACCTGGTGATGGATCTGCTGGAGGGCGAGACGCT
This portion of the Polyangiaceae bacterium genome encodes:
- a CDS encoding serine/threonine protein kinase, which gives rise to MTSDVAFELRSQDLLQLARRRGRRGAWLFGFSIFGLLFGTFWMFWGVIVFLTGVGLVNGVIVFLFGGVGPTLGASLVAWAGVRRRRDAEELEQLAILAETRGDVTLGEAAHLLSESEAHAAKLLNVASSAGAARMVQSSALRAPLPLGPERQNLSAFRKARRRRALLLGVAALGVLGFATLWLVVGIAGIATGEWVVGLILLIPGGLFPLAGSLVLARRALGNWRRAARAGRLSTLVTSSSVRTLDDLAARLALSPRDAESVAVEALELGIVPQAALARILSPAAAAPAPPALAQPLSVEGFVGQVLGGSYRLDALVAQGGMGAVFRATHLPSGSVYAVKLMLPEVAATADGLARFEREALAAGKLGHPGIVRVHELGRVDARTAYLVMDLLEGETLEARLQRVGTLGWRDALAISAQIGDALSAAHSAGLLHRDLKPANVFLARTPTGERAMLLDFGLAKALDATEASRRTVSGIVAGTPLYMSPEQARGEPLDVRSDLYGLAVVTYEMIAGVPPFFDKTLAEVYARLLREAAPALGSVCPGASPPALEQVLARALSSSRADRPAAVSAFLEELSQVAHAAAAQAG
- a CDS encoding XRE family transcriptional regulator; protein product: MTFTPSRLTVARNRRGLSKTALAKLVGLTARSISAYESGDTVPTADTLASLADALAFPSAFFSMPDIDEPVPAGASFRALTRMTAGQRDSALAAGAIAIQLSGWIDQRFDLPDVRVPDLRGYEPEAAAEALRAHWDLGQRSIRNMVHVLEAHGVRVFSLAEECAEVDAFSFWRNDRPFVFLNTMKSAERSRFDAAHELGHLTLHRHGGPRGRAAEHEADQFASGFLMPRGTVLATAPRVPSLRRLVELKKNWNVSVAALAHRLHAVGVLSEWHYRQLCIDMNQRGYRKREPEGTQRETSQVLSKVLKALRAEGITKQAIAKELGLPAEEVETLVFGLALVSVEGGHDNADAKTSAPNLRLV
- a CDS encoding DUF2934 domain-containing protein; this translates as MNDGVHERLGTVKAVLHELMTPGTGLDLVLTEYHRIQDDPERLGLCHDIATAIIADLCERGRAQGWTWCQALVDGGVDHSWVEFQGLRVDMGDNHKLRVSSAENPVFTVESRVVRRDPDETLSWIRQQDQRRTAEAAYFRWLSRGCGHGADLEDWFAAEVDLGLRPPAG